The window CAGATAGTTGAAGGCAAAAAGCAATGTAGGCCATGAAAGGGGTAGTAGAGATAAAAGTAACAAGAGAATGAGAGAAATCTATAAATACTTTGCCGGCCatttgtcaagttttttttaaagaaaaagtcaTCAGATTCATGATGTGCTAACTGACATTTCAGGAGTAAAAGATTGATGACAATCGCTGGCGTAATCAATGATACACTTGGGAATTATATCTGCACTGGTTTATGGCCAATAACCCTCGAAGGAAGAGCAGCTAACAAAATACAAcatatttttgtttccttttagaAAAAGGATCCAAAGAGCCACTTATGTAAAACACTTCTTTAATGGCAAACAAGAAAATAGTAGCCTTCACAGAAGGGGAAAATAGGCAGATATCAAAACACCTGTTTGCATTGAAAGATAGCTCAAAGcaactgtttttcttttttttgaatATACAAAACAAAGTTGTGCTCCCTCTGTCAAAAAgagttgaaaaacaaaatcaagacatccaagacaaaacagacTTCACATCTGCTCAAAGTGAAGTGGTGtagtgaaggggggggggggggggggggggggggaagaggggggagagaaaacaaaaaaaaaataaactcCATTAAAGACAAGTAATTTACAGTTAACTGCTGAACGTATCCGAAATGCTTACGAAATAATTCCTTTCCAGCATTCATCTTGTACAAAATAGTAACAGGCTAAGATAGATCAGTTTTAATGTACTTAACAACAGAAGTGGCCGCATATTTATTAATGTAATTTCTCTGGGGTTCCGTAGGCAGGATTGTACGGCGGCTGCGCAGCAGGGTTGTACGGCGGCTGAACGGCAGGGTTGTATGGCGGCTGTGCGGCAGGGTTGTACGGCGGCTGAACGGCAGGGTTGTACGGCAGCTGTCCTGGATAAGGTACATTTGCACTAGCTGAAATGAAAATGGAGGACAGCATTGGTGCTCAATGCAATGATGTTTACGCATTACTCTTAAAATTACTACACAGGGACCcgaaagaaataaaacattgaGATGTTGTTTGTCCTCCTCTCAACTCCATGTGTTACCATAACCCTTTATTCCTTTTCCTTGCTTCTAACCTCCTCAAACGCAAGAATAGAGCTTGTACTTTAAGCAGCGATTCCAGCAGACTCACTATCCTCTTGTTGTTCCCTCTGCTCTCAGTCTTATTGTCCTCAACACACTGCTATatttttggaaggtggcatcactGTCCCAGTTGACTGGCAGTTACTCATTTCCATTTCTAGTAATTTAAAAACCTATCATACTCCCCACTTTTATCAAATGCAGGAGGGACAAAGAACAGTGGTTTTGAAATCGTAAACCTGTCGACTCCTTCCATAACCTCTGACTTTCATTAGCAGTCACGTATCATTGTCCTGTGGGCTTTTCTTGAAATCGAAGAAAAAAGGCCTATAGATTCACCTGCAGCAAAAGATCTCTCTCCAAGAGCAGGCAGTGGGAGAACAGGCAGTATGAATTCAGAAGGGGgggaataagaccataaggcattgGAGCATAAGTAAGAAATTCCCAAAAATATTAAAATCTGTAATACTTTAAACTTTATTGGAATTTACAGCAGTGAAAGTGAAATACACCAGAGACATTATGGCGTAAGAAATGCAATCAAGCATTTGTCCCAAAACCAATTGGTGATTGAGGGGTTTGGGCAGTAATCCAAATTTCCTGACCAATTATCCAGTGAATGTGAATTTAAATTTGGAATCTGAATTCATTTTAGATCCAAGTCTGCAACAGGTAAAGTAAAAATGACAACAAAAATCAAATTGTCCAGAaaactggttcactgatgttttcTATAGAAGGAAATGAACTCTCTATACCCAGAACAGTCTCTCAGAGGTTTGTCTCCTACACCAAATGTGGCTGACTTTCAACAGCCCCCTGAAGTGCAAAGCAAatctaataataataataataataataataataataataataataataataataataataataataataataataaataaaaacaacagaatgcaggttttttttttaaggtggCAGCCCATTACCATTTTAAGTGGCTTATTGATGGTCAATACATCCTGAaactaaacaaaaaccaaaagaacggcagatgctgtaaatcagagacaaaaacagaaatagctgaaaaagctcagcatctgtgtaaagaaatcagagttaatgttttgagttgaatgacccttctcagaactgaggaagagtcacttgacccaaaatattaactccgatttctctccacagatgctgccacatcctGACAGTACCTGGAATGAGAGTTCACAATACGCAAGCACCTCATTGTCCTGAGATCAACACACAATGAGTTGAAGCAACTTTCTCCTGAGTATGGAATACATTGTGTAAATGGGCATGAGGTAAGAATATCTTCAAATTAAAAAGGAGGGGAATGGAATGTGCAGAAATGACTCAGTCTCAGTCTATGATAGCCTGGAATATGTTAACTTGGTCACTTGCTTTTATCGAAATGGGAACTACATCCAGCCAAGTTCGCATTCAAATGACTCTCAATTAACATATCACCATCACCTGTCCCTTAGTCCAATGTGGCCTCAGATACCCTGCAGGGTGTGACGAGTAAATAATTGATTCCCCTttcttacattttaaaataaattgatatAGTCGTATAATcatgaaaaacagaaaaaataaagACAACATGGTGCAGAATGAAAATATATTATATTCCTCTTTTTGCTGTATATTAGAATTCCAAATGCCACTTTTCCAGTATTTCTAATAGTTTCTAAAAATTTGCTCCTTCCTTTGTAAAGCAGTCAGGCAGCTGACTGCTGCTATTCACCCCCATTTCAAAATTAGAGATTTCTCTGTTTACGAGTGTTTGTTTAAAACTATAAATATCAAACACATTCTTCTTTCATTCATGCATATTGTTGATTGTACATTATCCCATAGGTGTTTATGATCAATGTTGCAGACAATGGGTATATTGCTGCTGAATCCTTTTACAATTACTTTCAATACACCAAAAAAAACCCATCACTGCCACTTTACCAAGAGTTTCTGCTATTGAAAAagacttctttttttaaataaaagcaccATTCTTCAAATCTTTTCAGCTTCTCAAGCTAAAAAGGACAACATTTACCCGTGTCTCCAAACAAAAAGTTATAAACTCATCTACACTTGAGAATTCATCACAGATTTGCACAAGAAGCATTGCTAAAAACCATACAGGTTTCACATTCTTGGCCGCTCTCAATGAACAAGTTTCAGAACAAAATGCTCCATTTTATGTTTTTCAATGTTTTCTCTACCCAAATAATATATTCCACTTTTGGATTTTTCATAATCGTACTCAACTCTAAAAGAACTTAAAACTGGCATGGTGGCCTTTTTTGGGTGACTAGTCAGTTCTGCAGTTTAATTCAATTTCACAATTCTTCCATTTCAATTTTGGAAGCTCTAGCACATGATCATGAGACCTTACCAGCTGCAATGGGGCtaatattttctgaatattttttcaaagtcatgtttcatttctttgatatTCCCTTTAAGTTTACATGTTTGCACCAATCCATTGGCAATCTTGTTTACTGAGAATACTGGATTATTGCCTACAAAACATAATGACATTCCACGCCCAAGCTAGAAACCAGATTCTGCATCACATTACTAGTATTTAAGAAGTTTATTCCCAAATAGAGCTACAATAATCTACTTACTTGCTACAGTATCTTGATATGACGGTGGTTGTCCAGAATATGGAGTTGGATATGGTGGTGGATTGGCGATACTTGGAGGATAGGGAGCCATCGCTGGTGCTGGCTGCACTGGCATGGGAGTATATCCTTGGTAAGGAACGAACCCTTGTGCTGGTACGTGTGGTTGCTGTGGGTATGCTGACTGTAccactgtagttgtagttgaactTGTAACAACAGCTAAAAGAGAAGAGCAGGCAAATATCAATTCATTCATTAAAACCAGCTCACCTTTTTATCATTAAATGTGTCAAAAAGGAAAGGACCTTTGGAGAACAATGACAAAGACAAACAGTTCTTTGATTGTAAAATTGTCCTCTAACCAAAAACAGGGTGATGTACAAGTTATAAAGGTCAAAGCAAAAATCACCTTTTAAATCTCCTGCATGAAAGCAAATATTGCAGCTAAGGTAAGGTTGAGAACAGCTTACATTCTCCGCTTTGTGCAGTGGTAAGGATTTGTTCATTTATCTTTCTCTCAGCTTTTATGGGTCTACATGAGGATTGGCATCTTTGATTCTGGATATCAACCATATTTCATCAcatttcctgacttgtgccttgtagatggtggacaagctttgaggcgagttactcgccgcagtattcctagcttctgacctgctcttggagccactgTGTTCATATGGTGTATCCAGTTgaatttttggtcaatggtaacccctaggatgttgatagtgggagattcagtgatggtaacaccactgaatgtcaaggatgCTAAGTTAGATTGTCTTGTATTGATGATGATTatcgcctggcatttgtgtagcggGAATGTCACTCgccacttatcagcctaagcctagatattgtccagatcttgttgcatgtgaatacGGACCCAGAGACAAGAACGGGAGGTTCTCACCTCAACAGCAACCAGAAGTGCCATGCAAGGTGGACTCTTAGAAACCTGAACTAACAAAAGAATCATTATGATCAGCAGGACACCGTAGCAATTTCAGAGAAAATATCATCCTCTAGATGAGGATAGCAGGTTCTCTTCACCTATCAGGTCACGGTGCTTAGGAATGGATGTAGATGTAATGGGAACAGATTGGACAGCTTTAAGTACGAAGATGTATGCGGACAAAATAGTACCAAAGTCTTTCACATTCAAATAAAGGGTGTCAATGTAAGTGATAATCTAATGGTTGATTTGAATCAAAAATTAGCAGTTGGCGCTTTGGACCAAACTGAACTCAAACTGCCGAACCATCCACTTCAAACCAGGATTAGATGTACACGAGAtgtgatattttctaatcaacctgtttaaaaGATATTGGTACACATCTCTGGAGAAACAGGACATGAACCatggcctcctggttcagagacaGAGGCACTACTACTACAGTGCCAGAACCCCTTAAATtccactcactcccaccatgtctACAGTTAAGCTCAGACCTGTTGCTGCTCATTATGCTATTCTAGTCCCTGGATTTAGCATCTTTAGGGCAAGACAGATTAATCAGATTATTGCTATTCTTATTAATGCTGGTGACTAACTGGACTACCATTTTATATATTTACAGGCAGTTTGTTCTGgtccatgaacttttattttgagGGTTCTTTGATAGTACAGAACTGTCAGTAAAAGGTAAACCATTCCCTCTTTCACAGCAGACAGCTGCCTTTTTTGAGGTCACGTTTTGCAAGGTAAGTGTGATGTTAGAGTGCTGGGAGGACTGGGTGCCACATGAATAGGGGGCCAGATGGGTGACAGTGCCAGAGTGTAAGGTGGCAGATAAGCGTTGGAGGAGCAGTGAAGGTGGTCATGTACAGTCCAGCCCAATCCAATCCCAGAACAACAGATCCGTTGGGTTTCAGGGTGAGGGTGTCAGGACAGGGCCTGGACCTTGGTGGGATTGGGGTGTCAGTGGTATAGATGTAGTGTAATTAGGAGAACAAGAGATAATTTTAGGGTCAGTTGAATGGAGGAAGGTGCCATTGTCCTGCTGAACCATAACGCTACTCTCCCACTAGAGAGAaacacaactggtggtggtttaaccttcGGATCACCttgcctcaggcgaggggagagctTGAGAGGGAGggtccttcacagtaacctcagctggtctgggaatgaaacccatgctgttggcagcACTCTGCATTCTAAACCAGttatccaaccaactgagctaaccaaatcAATTACTGAATAATTACGCAGGACGTAGGCTAAATATTTAATAATTTAACATTTCCTGTGTAGCTATTTTAGTTAATTTCATTGGAACCAAAGCAAATTCTGATTTTTAATAAGATTTTGAATGTTGCGGTGTAAAGGATTTGCCCAGCAGGAAATTCAGTTTCCCTCACAATTCCCTCAGAGTATGCTTTGATGGAGTTTCCACAAAATTCCCCACACACAACTCTGGTCTACAATGGCAAAATTACTTAGTGAGTTCAAAGTGCACTTTGAAAATTGAAGAAATGATCAAGGGTATCCATTTTTAGTGCAAGAGATCACACTATCATCCATACCAGAGAAAGTTAATAAAAACCACCTCAAAACATATCTAATAcagaaagagatagtaggaactgctgatgctggagaatctgagataacaggttgtagagctggatgaacacagcgggccaaacagaggagcaggaaagctgacgttttggtctgGACCCCCATTCAGAAAGGGTCCAGACTTGCAACACCAGCTTTactgctcccctgatgttgcctggcctgctatgtttatccagctctgcaccttgttatttaaTACAGAAACACTGATTTAAAGCAATGGTTGGTAGTTCATTTGCTAAGTTTATCATGTAACAAACAGCCACAACTGGAAATTACACGTTTACCAAGCAGATAaaccaagataatacaatgtccCAAAAGGTTATAAGTATGGAGCATGCAACAACGTTTTAAAGCAACTTAAAtgtacactttttttttgtattctctCCTCCCAATGTTGTCATATTTCCCCTTACAAGGAGATATTATTTTGCTAAAGGTTAGTGTCCATAATTAATGCAACTTACTTAACAGCACTTTACAACTTGGTTCACATTCCACCGAATCAATTTTATCCAACAATATGGTCTCGTTTAAGAGTAATCTGGTAGAAGCCATTTACTGcatttacagacacacacaatcactggTTTACTGAAGATAGCAGCAACTTACGTTCTGTGAATCTCTGGGGATTAATTCTTGTGGCCATTAACTTCAACAATTCCAAACCTTCTTTGCCCCTAACTCCTCCAACTGGCATTTTGTTCTGCAACTGTTTTGTTATCCAGGACCAGGAGTCACAACATAATTGTACCAGGTAGGCCACTTAGGACAGAGacgaggagaaacttcttcaccatgggagcttgtggaattctctgccacagaaagtggttgaggccaaagtaTTACGTCAAGTTAGATATTGTTATTAGCACTAGAGGGATTAAAGGATACGGGTAGaatgcaggaacagggtactgaacAAAGGCATAAAGTTTGCAATTCTCTAGTCTGCCAGCACCACCGACAAATCTAGGGAATTCTATCCTTGGATGCTGCATCTTATCCTACCCTATCAACTTTAAGCACTAACAGGTTATCCAAGACGCCCCCCCACCGACTACCCCATTACATACTTTGTAAGGTTCAAcaaaatcacctcacatttttcaaaacTCTACAGAGTTCAGGCTTAGTTCTCGGCCCACTGACGTTGGCTCTCCAGTAGTTGATCTTCTTACTCTAAACTGACCAATACAATTTTCCACCATCTTCCTAAACTTCACAATGCAATGATTACTGCTTCCCCACTGTCATTTAATTTATTTGGCCGGCCTCCTTCCTGAAAACTAAGCCTAGCTCTGGCTCTTGTTGTTATACTGGACACAATGCTGCAGGAAATTCTCCTGGAAGACAATCCAGGAATACCTGCCCCTCATACTACCATTACTCAGTCACATGGGCATTTAAAATTGCCAATTATAACTACTCTATGATGATTAAAGCTCTTTGTAAATTCCTTACAGATTTGTTTCTCTATATCCTTCTCACTAGCTGACGGTCTACAGATTACACCAAGCAATAGGTAGCTGTCACCAAATCAATTTCAGTCCTCCAAAATATCCTCTTTCTCCAGTATTGCAATGCTTTCCTTAAGCCAGAATGTCACCCGCTCTCCTGTTTATTTCCCTTCCTACCTTTTCTGAACACTATCACTTGGAACATTTAACACCCAGACCAGCCCTACCTCGAAGCAGGTCACCGTTACTGCCACAACATTACAACTCCACAAGATAATCTGTATCTGTAAATCTCAAATCATGTTAAGTACACTCCATACACTGTACCTCTGTCTGACACTTCACCATTCCCTCCTCATTTTGATTTCACCTATTTTTCTCTACTTTATAGTGTTTTCAGCCTCTACCAGCATTTCATGCAGCCTGTTTTTATCTTATTATAATTCTTCCTGGTTTCCAGTCCCCTACTGAGTCAGTTTAAATCCACACTAGCAAAACATCCTGCAAAGAACTCAGTCCAGCTGTGTTTTAATGCAGCCAGTGCAACTGGTGCCATCTCCACTAGAAACAGTCCCAGTATGCTGGAAGTAAGTGCCCCCGACACCTGCCTCCAACTCCTCACTATCTTTCTAGCCATGCATTCAGCTGTTTTATCTTCCTACTTCGGTACTCATGCTTTTGATGGCACATCCTGTTTTCATCGTCAAAATGTCAG of the Stegostoma tigrinum isolate sSteTig4 chromosome 11, sSteTig4.hap1, whole genome shotgun sequence genome contains:
- the shisa10.1 gene encoding protein shisa-5 isoform X1, producing MASTCSFTSSVLWCTVILLPAVSASTCDDDDSSFCRHQNHFSSVVAIGVSFFGIFLFSLVICLCCPCCLLYKMARRGRQPVVTSSTTTTVVQSAYPQQPHVPAQGFVPYQGYTPMPVQPAPAMAPYPPSIANPPPYPTPYSGQPPSYQDTVATSANVPYPGQLPYNPAVQPPYNPAAQPPYNPAVQPPYNPAAQPPYNPAYGTPEKLH
- the shisa10.1 gene encoding protein shisa-5 isoform X2; amino-acid sequence: MSFSFSSVVAIGVSFFGIFLFSLVICLCCPCCLLYKMARRGRQPVVTSSTTTTVVQSAYPQQPHVPAQGFVPYQGYTPMPVQPAPAMAPYPPSIANPPPYPTPYSGQPPSYQDTVATSANVPYPGQLPYNPAVQPPYNPAAQPPYNPAVQPPYNPAAQPPYNPAYGTPEKLH